A window of Nocardiopsis sp. Huas11 genomic DNA:
TGAGGACTCGCCGGTCGGCGACCATCACCTGGCGGTACTCGTCCCAGTCCGGGTGCTCGCCCGCCGCGGTGCGGTAGTAGTCGACCAGTGCCTCGACAGCGGGATCGTCGGGCGCGGTGCCTGGGCCGTGCAGCGTGGCGACGCCTTCGGCGGTGGCCCAGGCCAGCCCGTCCCCGCTGGTGACCTCGAGCGCGGCACGCGGGTCTCTGCGCAGGTTGTGGGTCTTGGCGAGCCCGTCCCGGGTGGAGATCAGGATGACGTCGCGGGCCCTGTCGTAGCTGGGTTGGACCGGGGAGAGCTGTGGCCTGCCGTCGGACCTGAGTGTGGCGAGTACGCCGATCGATCCGGCGGCCAGCAGCTCCCGAAGGTCGTGGTCCCGGCTCATTCCGGGCTCCGGAACCGGCTGATCATCGCGGCGTAGCCCGACTGGCCGAGCCCTTCGGCGACAGCGCGGTCGGCGACCGCCTTGATCTGGCGCGGCAGCTCGGTGCTGACTCCTTGGGCGGCGCTCTCGTCGATGAGATGAGCCATGGCGGCCAGGTGGGTGGCGATCGTCGCGTCGTCCCCCGGGAAGACGCCCGCGTCGATCTGCTCGGCGTAGCCGGCGAGCCATCCGGTGGTGGTGGAGATGCCGCCTTCCAGGACGGGAGTGAGTGCGGTCGCGGAGACGCCGGCCGACTGGAGGAGTGCGCCGGCGTGCAGGAAGGCGTTCAGGATGTTCCACATCATGGTCAGCACGGCGACGTCGTGGAGCGCGGCGAGGCCGGGGCGTTCGCCGAGGAACGTGGGGGCGGCCAGCCTTCGCAGCACGCGCTCGTGCCGGTCGAAGGCGTCCTTGTCGCCGGAGTAGAGGATGGCGGCCTCATCGGTGCCGATGCCGTCGGGGGCGGCCAGGACCGCCCCGTCGAGATAGGCGATCCCGTGCTGGGCGGCCCAGGCGGAGATGTCGTCGGCCTCGCTCGACGACCCGGACGTCAGGTTGACGAGCGTGCGTCCCCGCAGCTCGGCGGCGCGTGGTTCGACGAGCTCACGGACGGCGTTGTTGTCGGTGATGCAGACGATGACGAGGGAGCCGGCCGCGATCGCTTCGCCGGCCGAGCCCGCCCGGCGGGCACCGCGGCCGATCAGGTCCGCGCCCTTGTCGGCAGAGCGGTTCCACACCGTCGTCGGGTGCCCCGTGGCCAGGAGCGTGCCGGCCAGGGCGTGTCCCATCAGCCCGAGGCCGAGAAGGGTCACCGATGCGGGCTCATCGGATCGTGCGTGATCGTGTTCTGAACTGGTCATGCCGATATCCTCAACGTTGATACCGGTATGAAGGTCAAGAGGCGCCGGGAGGTCTCTGCATGCTGATCGGTGAGTTGAGCCGACGGACCGACGTGCCGGCGCATCAACTGCGCTACTACGAAGCCCAGGGGCTGCTGGCTCCGGAACGATCCGCCAACGGATACCGGGACTACGGGGAAGAGTCGGTGACGACGGTCACCCAGATCCGCAAGCTGCTGGAGGCCGGGCTCTCGACCGAGGACATCGCCTTCCTGCAACCCTGCGTCCAGGGTGTGGCGCCGGACCTCGAACCGTGTGCGGAGCTCCTGACCGCACTCCGCCGGCGCCGGAGCAGGCTCGACCGCCAGATCGACACCTTGAGCCGGTCCCGAGAAGCGCTCGACGCCTACATCCAGGTCACCGAACAGAACACCGACCCGCTCGTCTCGTCGACGTGCGCCACCGACCCGCTGGCATCATCGACGTGCGCCACCGACCCGCTCGTCTCGTCGACGTGCGCCACCGGGTGATCCCTGCTCCAACGCCACGCGCGGAGTAACTTCAGCGCCACACTAGGAGCCAGGGGGACGCGACCCGCCTCCGTATCGTGATCCCCACGTCGACGACGCCCGGGCCCGCGATGGCCGGCCATCTCGCGGGCGCCGGTTCGGCCGCGGTCATGTGGAGCCCTCGGACCCTCCGGTCGTGCTGTGGCCCGTCTCCTCCGCCCATCGTCGACTCCAGGCGTTCAGCGGGCTCAGCGCCTCGACGAGGTCCCGCCCGAGCGGGGTGGGGTGGTAGCTGTCCGCCCGCAGGGTGACCAGGCAGGTGGCGGTCAGCTCGTTGAGCCTGGTGGTAAGCACGCTGGAGGATATGCGCTCGCATCGGCGCTGTAGTTCCCGGAAGCCGGCCGGGGTTCGGCTCGGTTCCCACAGGACGCGCAGCGTCCAGCGTCGTCCGAGCAGGTCGAGTGCGGCCATGACCGGCCGACCCGACTCGGACCCCCGTACCGGCATACCCGGCCGTGGCGCCCTGGCTTCCATGTTCGCTCCTTGCGCTTCGGTTATCGAAGCATCATAGTGGTTCGAAAACCGAAGCAGGAGGCACGCCATGCCGCGCATCGAACCACTCGCTCCCCCGTACCCCGCCGCCGTCGACCAGGCGCTCCGCCGGTGGATGCCGCCCCACGTGCCCTACGAGCCGCTCGCGCTGTTCCGCGTGCTGCACCGCAACCCGGAACTGGCCTCGCGCATGTTCTCCCTGGGCGCCGGGCTGCTGGGCCATGGGCTCCTCTCGGACCTCGACCGCGAGATCGTCATCGCCCGCGTGACCGCGCGCGCCGGCTGTGCGTACGAATGGGGCGTGCACGCCGCGACCCTCGCCCGGCAGGCCGGACTCAGCCCGGAACAGCTCCGCGCGACCACCGAGACCGATGCGGCGGGCGGTGCCGCGTGGTCGCCGCGCCAGGCGGCGCTGCTCGACGCGGTCGACGAACTGCACGACACGGCCCATCTCTCGCAGCCCGCCTGGGACGCCCTGCGCGTGCACTACGAGGACGCTGAGCTGCTCGAACTCCTCGTACTGATCGGCTGGTACCGGACCATCAGCTATCTGGCCAACGGGCTCCTCCTGGAGGAGGAGACCTGGGCCGCTCGATTCCCGACGCGGTGACCGCACCCCGCACGTGCCCGGCCGAGTTCCCGCCGAGGTCCGGCCGTGGCGGAGGTGCGCGGTGGTGTCCACTACGCTGCCGACCGAGAAGCCGAACCCCGAGGAGCGAACGTGGCGCGTATCGGCATCACCGGGCACTCGAACCTGTCCGCCGACAGTGTGCCGAGCGTGCGGCGCGCCCTGGCGGACGCGCTCGTCCCCGGGGATGACCCACCGGCATCACCGGTGAACTCCCGGTCGAGGGCGAGTGCATCATCATCTTCCTGATGTTCGTCGGCCGTATCGGCCCCATCACCCTGGCCTCGGCCTCGGCCCTGCGCCGACGCCCGCGCCGCTACGAACTGCCCCAGGAGCGCCCCATCGTCGGTTGACGCCCGTCCGGACACCCGAAGGGCCGACCCCGGGGCGGGCCTGAGCGCGGACGGGTGCCCGACGCGGACGCACACGTATGCGCCGCGGATCCCGACACATGGCCCCCGGGGCCGGCCGCGGACGAGGATGCGGGTATGGACAACGCACCAGTACTCGTCATCGGAGCGACCGGCAAGACCGGCCGCAAGGTCACCGCCCGGCTCCGGGAGCAGGGCATCGAGGTCAGGGCCGCGTCGCGGTCGGGTGAGACCCGGTTCGACTGGGCCGACCAGAGCACGTGGAAGCCGGCGCTGGAAGGCGTCGAGCGGATGTACGTCGTCCCCCTGGACGCTCCGCCCTCACGCACACCGGAGCTGGTCCAGGCGGCCGAGGCCGCGGGAGTGCGCCGTCTGGTGCTGCTGAGCGCACGCGGCGTGGACGTCCCCGACTACTTCGGCACCGACACCACCGCCAGCGGCCTGCACCTGGCGGGCGAGCGCGCGGTGCGGGAGTCCGGCCTGGAATGGACGATCCTGCGGCCGAGCTGGTTCGCCCAGAACTTCACCGAGGGGGACTTCCGGGACGCCATCGTGGCGGGTGAGCTGGCGCTGCCCGCCGGGGACGGCCGGGCGGCCTTCGTGGACACCGAGGACATCGCGGCCGTGGCGGTGGCCGCGCTCACCGAGGACGGCCACGCGGGACAGGTCTACGAGCTGACCGGTCCGCGTGCGGTCGGCCTGGTCGAGCTGCTGGACGAGATCGGCCGGGCCGCCGGGATCGGGACGCGCTACGTCCCCGTGGGCGAGACCGAGTTCCAGGAGGCGCTGGTCGCGGAGGGCGTCTCCCCGGCGGAGGCCAAGCTGTGGTCCGACGCCCTGCACGCGATCCGCACGAGTGGGGACGCGGTGGTCGCCGACGGTGTGCGCCGAGCCCTGGGCCGGGAGCCGCGCGACGTCGCCGACGTCGTCCGCGACGAGGCCGCCCGGGGCGCCTGGCAGGGGTGATCCGGTCGGTGCCCGGTGCCCGGTGCCCGGTGCCCGGTGCCCGGTGCCCGGTGCCCGGTGCCCGGTGCCCGGCGTTCGGGAACACGGGGTGCCGTGGCGTCGGCCCGCACCGCTTCCGGCCCGGTCGATCGGCTCGGTGCCCGTGGGGACGGGACACCGCGCAGGCCCGTACCGCTCTCGCCCGCACAGTTCTCGGCCCGGCCGGACTCACCCGGCCGGGCCCGCGACCTCCACCCGCGGGGCCCGGAGGTCGTCGGGCTCCACGGCGGTGAGCCCTCGACGGAAGGCGGTCGGGCTCACCCCGCGCACCCGCTTGAAGGCCGCGCTGAAGCCGAAGGCGTCGGCGTAGCCGACCCGCCGGGCGACGGCCGCGACGGTGAGCTCCGGCCGGGCGAGCAGGTCGGCGGCCAGGGTCATCCGCCACTCCGTGAGATAGGAGACCGGGCCCTCGCCGACCAGCTCGGTGAACCGCTTGGCCAGGGTCGTGCGCGAGACCCCCGCCCGGGCCGCCAGCGTCACCGTGGTCCAGGGCTCGGCCGGTTCCTCGTGCAGGGCCCGCAGGGCCGGGCCGACCACGTCGTCGCCCAGCGCCGCGTACCACCCGGGCCGCTCGGCCTCGGGCCGGTCGAACCAGTCGCGCAGCGAGCACACCAGCAGCCAGTCCAACAGCCGGTCCAGGACGATCTGGCGCCCCGGACCGGCGGTGGCGATCTGCGACTCCAGGTAGTCGCGCAACGGGGCGCAGTCGCCGTTGTCGGGGACCACTAGCACCGGTGGAAGGACGCGCAGGAGGTGGTGCGGGACCTCCGCGCGCACGTCATAGGAGCCCGCCAGCAGCACGGTGTCGCAGGCCAGCTCTCCGGGATCCCGGTGAGCGGACGGCGCGAACGCCCCGCCGCCGGCCTCCCGCGGCGGGACCGGCACGGGCGCGGTCGGATCGTCGGTGAAGGCGAACGGCTCCGGTCCGCGCACGATCGCCACCTCTCCCGTCGAGACCCGCCGGGGGGCTCCGGTCGACGGCACGATCCAGCCCTCGCCCCGCAGCAGCGTGCAGAGCGTGAGGTAGGGGGCGTCGGTGAACCGGAGTGACCAGGGCGGTCGCAGGACCGACTTCCCGAACACCGACCCGCGTCCCCGGACTCCGCTCAGCAGTGTGTCGACCACGTCCATGCCGTCACTGTAGGCGGGACCGTTTCCCGGCCAGCCCTCGGAGGAAGCCGCACCATTCGGCCGACGAGAACGACAGGTGGCCGGCCGCGCGGTGGCGGGTGTCGCGGACGTCCGCGCCGTCGGGTTTCTCCCGGATCTCGACACAGTCGTTGCTGCCACCGCTGTACGTCGACTTGTGCCATTCAGCAGACATCGCTATTCCATCCTCTTCATCTCTTCGTGGATCGCCAGCAGTGACGATTCCGGATCCAGAGCCACGCCCTGGAGGGCGGCGAACAGCATGCGACGTCGTGCCACGGATGTCGAATTCGTGAGAACGCGTCCCTCTTCCGCGCTTTCCACATAGGCGATGTCGGGGTCATCGCGCATGGTGAGAACTCGAAACGACCCGGAGTTTCCAGGATGCTTCGGATGGTCGGTCGGAACGACCTGGAGCGTGAGCCGTTCCCGTTCGGCCAGGGCGGCGATGTGCGCCAGTTGTTCACGCGTGGCGTGCGGACCACCGTATCTGCGGCTCAGCAACGACCGGTCGATGACCAGCCACAGCATCGGGTGCAGGGACTCGTCCATGTGGCGGGCGCGGTCCATGCGTTCGCGCACGCGTGCGGAGATCTCGTCCGGCGGAAGCCAGGGGAGCGCCGACCGGATGAGCGCGCGGGCGCAGCCCTCGGTCTGAAGATAACTCGGAAAGGCCAGTGCCTGGTATTCGTACACCGCTTCCGCTTCTTGTACGGCGGTGGCGATCTCGTCCAGCCAGGCCGGCCGTCTGCCGCCGGTGAGATCCTCCCATAAACGCTCCAGTTGACCGAATCCAATGGTCCCGTCCAACGCCGAACGCAACTGCGCCGAGGGGTTGGCCTTTCCTCGCTCGATGTCCGAGATCTGGGATTTACTGCTGTTGACGCGGCGTGCCAGTGCCGTCTGTGTCAGGGACACCTCGTTGCGGAGACGCTGCACTTCCCGCCCGTAGCGAAGGAGCGCTTGCTTGTGAGGGGGCATAGGTCTAGCACAGCACACGGCACCACTTCCGTGGAGCTATTCCGGAAGATTCCGGCGACTCCGGAAGGTATCCGAAGCGCTACCGAACGTCTTCCCCCGAGGTCGCCCCGGCGGGATCGTGGAGACCACGGGTGCGGACCCGATGTCCGCCGCCGTGCACAGTCGTGGCCCTGACGCCGACCGGGAGCAGCCGTGGACACTCGACCCGCCCTGTCCGTGACCATCAGCCTCGCCGAGGCCAGACTCCGGCGTCCGGGATCGTCCGGCGATCTCGAACCGGTCCTGCCCGAGGGCGGGCGGCCGATGGCCCTGGAGCTGACCGTGCCCGGGCTGCCGTCCCAGGCCCGGGCGGTCCGGCGCTACCTGCACGACCTCACCGCGGCACAGGCGGTGCCGGGCGAGCAGGCGGTGTGGCTGGGCTCCGAGTTGTTCGCGAACGCCGTGCTGCACAGCCGTAGCGGTGACCCGGGTGGGAAGGTCACGGTCGGTGTGTACGAGTGGCCCGACCGGATCCGGGTGCGGATCGTCGACGACGGCCCCCGGCCGGAGTCGCCCGGCGGTCCGCGCGTGCGGCCCCTCGACCTGGACGAGCCCGGCGGCCTCGGCCTGCGCGTGGTGTCGACCGAGGCCGCGCGCTGGGGTGTGGACCACCCCGCCGACGGTCGCACCGGCGTGTGGTTCGACCTCGACCTCCCCGGCCCGCCCCGCGTCGGCCGGTGACCGGTGCGCTCCCGAGCACCCGCGACATCCCAGGGGGACCCCGGCCCCCACCACCTCTAGGAAAGGACCCTCACGTGCTCCCGAACCCCGACTCTCCCGCGTACCACGGCTTCCCCATTGAGGACGAGGACGACCTGCTGACGTCGCCGGAGGTGGCCGCCCTCTTCCGGGTCGACGTCAAGACCGTCTCCAGGTGGGCGGTGCAGGGCCGTCTGCCCAGCTTCCGGACCCCCGGCGGACACCGCCGCTTCCCCTCGGGCGAGGTCCACGCCCTGCTCGCCCGCAGCCGCACCCCGGTCCGGGGCTGACCGGCTCCCTCGTGCGCCCGGTCGCGGAAAGCCGCCGACCGGGTGCCGGTCGCCCTGAACACCCGGCCGGGTATCGACCACCCCGGGGTACCCGGCCGGGCGATGGCCACGCCGGAACGCGCGGCCCGGCCTCCGCCGCCCGGACTGTTCGGCCGGGCGTCCGCCGCCCCGGCCCGTTCGGCGGGGCGCCGCGCGGAGCCCGCGCGGCCGACGGCGATGCCTTCGGGCGGCCCGTGCGGCCGAGGGGCGGCGGTGTAGGTTACTTACCAGTAGTGGCCGCCGTCACCGCCCCCGAAGGAGCCGCATGCCCACCCTTGAACGCCACGACGACGTCTTCGTCCTCGATCTCGGCGGCGGCGAGAACCGCCTGCACCCCGACTGGCTCACCGAGGTCGGCGCCGCCCTGGACACGGTGGAGAAGGCCGAGGGCCCGCGCGCCCTGGTGACCACCGCGACCGGCAAGATCTACTCCAACGGCCTGGACCTCGACTGGCTGTTCGCCCACCCCGAGCAGCACCCGGACTACGTCGCGAGGGTCCAGGACCTCCTGGCGCGGATGCTCTCCCTGCCGGTCTTCACGGTGGCCGCCGTCCAGGGCCACGCCTTCGCCGCCGGGGCGATGCTCTCCCTGGCCCACGACGTCCGCGTCATGCGCGCCGACCGCGGCTTCTGGTGCCTGCCCGAGGCCGACATCAACATCCCGTTCACGCCGGGGATGTCCGCGCTCATCCAGGCCCGCCTCACGCCGCAGACCGCGCACGTGGCCATGACCACCGCCCGCCGCTACGGCGGACACGACGCGCTCGCCGCCGGCATCGTCGACCTGGCCGTACCCGAGGGCGAGGTGCGCCCGACCGCGGTGGAGCTCGCCGGCGCGCAGGCGGCCAAGGCGGCGCACCCGACCCTGGGGACGATCAAGACCCGTCTGTACGGTCCGGTCCTGGACTCGCTGAGGGAGCACGACGGCCGGATCGGCTGATCCCGGGGCGTGCGCGGCGCGGACCCGTTCCGCGCCCGGCGACCGCCCCCGCGGTCACAGGTCCTCGCCGTGCACGGACCCGGGGGTGCCGCCGGTGGTCGCGTAGCCGCCCGCGTGGCTCAGGTCCTGCCACTCCTCCCAGGAGAGCTGCCAGTAGCCCCAGCCGTTGTTCCACTCGACCTCGCGGTCGGTGCCGGTGGTCTCCAGCACGTCGCCCATGGCGGTGTTCTCGAACAGCCACCTGGCGTCGTCCAGCCGCAGGTTGGTGCAGCCGTTGGACGTGTTCGCGCTGCCGATGTTGGAGTTGCCGGACGCCTCGTGCAGGTACTCGCCGGAGTTCGTGACACGGATCCCGAACTGCACCGTGGTGTTGTACTCGGGCAGGTTGTCCGGCTTGTCGGTGGTGGAGGAGTCCATCTCGACCGTCTCCTCGCGCTCCATCAGGGCGTGCACGCCACTGGTCGTGGTGTTGAAGTGCTCGCTGGCGAGCCCGTTGCTGACCGGGATGACGCGCTCCTCCTCCCCGTCGGTGGTCACGACGATCTCGTGGTCGGGCACGTGCATCGTCAGGATCCGCTCGGCCCCGATCTCGAAGTCGAGGCTGTAGTTGCGGACGCCGAACACGCCGTCGGCGGCCTCCACGCCCGCCAGGTGCATGTCGACGCGGACGTTCTGGTGCGGCTCCCAGTAGTCCTGGGGCCGGAAGACCGCCGTCCGGTCGTCCTCCAGCCACCCCCACGCGCCCTCGACGCCCTGGTCGGAGACGACCTCCAGAGCGTTCTCGACCGCGGCCTTGTCGGTCACCGGCAGGTCGAACCCGACCACGATCGGCATGCCCACGCCGACCGTCTCGCCACTCATCGGGGAGTTGTGCGTCAGGTCCAGGCGCTGACCGGCGACGGCGGGAGCGGTTGTGAACTCGGCGACCTCCTCGGCCTGCGCGCCGGCCTCGTCCTCGACGGTGGCGGTCACGACGATCTCCGCGCCGGGCCGCAGCGCCCAGTCGGAGACCCACTCCGTGCCGTCCTCGTCCAGCGTTCCGGTCACGTCGTAGAGGCCGGAGTCGTCCTCCTCGCCCTCCACCATGCTCGCCTCGTCGACCACGACCTGGTCCACGCGCACGTCGGTGATGGTGCCGCCCTCGGCACTGACCCGGACGGGGGTGTTCGGCGCGACCTCGTCGGAACCGGGGGTGATGGTCACCTCGACCGCGTCCGAGCCCGCGTCGGTGGTCGACGGCTCGGGGTCGGAGGTGCAGGCGGTCGCCGCCAGAGCGAGTACCGCCGCCACGGCACCGAGCCGACGGGCTCCCGCCGCGTGGATCCTGGCCATCACGTGTCTACCCCCTGCTGTGCGCGAAACCTCTCCACAGTGGGACGCGCGAGGGCGCGAAAGGTTCGGGCGCGGCACGGAACGGTATGGATCGGTGACCCCGGCGGGGCCCGCTCGGCGGGCGGTCCGGGCGGTCGGTCCCGGTGGGCGGATCGGGCCGACCGCCTCCGCGGCTACTCCTCGGCGGGCCGGTCCGGCTCGGCGGGGACGTGGCCCTGGATCTGGCTCAGCAGGTCGGTGGAGCCGCGCAGCGTGCGCATGAGCCGGTCGACGGTCATCAGGGCCAGGCCCTGCTCCGGGTCCCCGAGGACGAGCAGCTTGTCACCCGGGGCGATACCGAGGTCCCGTCTGGCCTGGGCGGGGATGACGATCTGGCCGCGCTCGCTGACGGTCACGGATCCGTAGAAGCCGCGGCCGCCGGGGCCGTACTGGGCCTCGCTCTCTCCAGCGGCCATGCCGCCACCGTCCCCTCTGTGCTCCGAGTCCGCTGCGGCGGACGATCGGCACAGCGTACCAAGCGGATCTGTCCGTATCCGGCCAGGACGTGCATACATGATTTACATGAAATAACATGTAGCCACCGGTCGGTCGACGACGGACCGGCGCCTCAGGACCCCAGCCGAGAGGACCGACCCGTGATGTCGACGACGCCCGCACGGCGAGCGCTCGCCCCCGACCTGGCGCGAGGGGCCATGCTGCTGGCCATCGCCTGCGCGCACGCGCCGCTGTTCGTCCTGGCGGTGGACCACGGTCCAGCGCTCGCCCACGACGCGGCCCTGGCGGTGCACCAGCTGTTCGTGGGCAACCACGCGCGCCCGTTGTTCGCCTTCCTCCTCGGCTACGCGCTGGTGCAGATGCTGGACCGGCGCACGGCCAGGGGAGCGGACCCGGTCGAGGTCCGCCGGTCACTGCGCCGCCGGGGCTGGTGGCTGGTGGTGTTCGGCGCGGTCCACACCCTTCTGGTGCCGATCGACATCCTGGCCGTCTACGGAATCGTGTCGGTCCTGGTCGTGGGGCTGCTGCGGGCCAGGAACACGACCCTGCTCGTGGTCGGCGCCCTGCTGCTGGTGCCGGGCACCCTCTCGGTCGGTTACGGCATGTGGCTGCCGATGTCCCAGGGACTGACCCCCTTCGACGCGGGCAACGTCGGGATGGGCACGGGCGACCCGCTCGGCCTGCTCCTGCAACGGATCCAGGCCTGGCCGTTCGCCCTGGTCTTCGCCTCGGTCTCGGTCGTCCCGCCGGTCGTCTTCGGGATGTGGGCGGCCCGGCACCGCATCCTGGACGAACCGGAGCGGCACCGCGCCTTCCTGATCCGGACGGCCGTCCTGACGACGGCGGTCTCGGCCGTGGGCGCGCTTCCGGCGATCCTGGTCCTGACCGGGGCCTGGGACGCTCCGGGCACGGCCGCGTTGTGGACGGCCGCGCTGGCCCAGCCCTTCACCGGGTACTTCGGCGCCATGGGCATGGCCGCGCTGGTCGCCCTCGTCGCGATCCGGGTCGCACGCGGCCCGGGGCGGATGACGGCGGCCGTGATCGCGCTCGGCCGCCGGTCGCTGACCTTCTACCTGGTGCAGACGCCGGTCTTCATCGCCCTCTTCCACCCCTGGGGGCTCGGTCTGTACGACGACGTCGGGCTCGCCGGGTCGTTCGGTGTCGCCGCGCTGGTCTGGCTCGGCTCCCTCGTGGCCGCCGACCTCATGGAACGCCGTGGGCACCGGGGCCCGGCCGAGACCCTGCTGCGGCGCCTGACGGCCCGCGGAGCGCGTCCGGCCGGTGCCGGGGGAGCGCCTTCGGGCGGACCGGCCGAGCCGGGTGGAACGGGTGCCTCCCCGGGCGGCGCGACCAGGGACGATGCCGAGGGTTCCTCTCCGGGTGGCCCGGCCGAAACGGGTGGAACGGGTGCCTCCCAAGGTGGTCGGACACGGTCGGGTGAAACGGGGTCCTCCCCGGGGGCCTGACCGGGCCGGCGACGAGAGGTCTCCCCCGGGCCGCACTGCCGGTTTCGACGCCGACGCCGACGCCCTGCCCGAACAGTGGGGCGGCTGAGGTCCGGGCACACGTCGGGCCCGCCCCCGTCCGAGGGCGGGCCCGTACGCCGGCGTGGGCGTCGGCTCAGCGGGCCCGGACCACGAGCGTCTCCGCGACCATGTCGCCCACCCGCTGTCGGCGCGTGGAGGCCAGGACGACCACCAAACCGACCAGACCGGCGAGGATCCCGTCGACGATGAAGAGGAGCACCCGCACGAAGTGCCGGATCCCCGACACCCGGCTGCCGTCCTCGCGCACGATTCTGATCCCCATCAGCATCATGCCGAGCGTCTGCCCCTTCGCGCTCATGATCGGCACCAGCACCCAGTAGGCCAGGAAGATGGCGACCGTCAGGACCGTGAACACCGTGTAGGCGAGTGCGGCCAGCCAGGGTTGGTCGAGTGAGCCGTCCGGCGTCGCCGCCAGCGGGATGAACACCGCGTAGGCGAGGGCGGCGCCGATACCGGAGACCACGGAGTCGAAGAGGTACTGCGCGATCCGGCGCCAGACGACGTTGGTGTCGCCCGGCTCGGCCGACCGCCCGGTGGCCGCGGACGGCGCCGGCGGTGGGACCGGTGCCGCCGCGCCCTCCCAACCCGTGGGCGTCCCGTGCTCGCGTCCGGTGGGCGCCTCGCTCTCCTGCCAG
This region includes:
- a CDS encoding AbrB/MazE/SpoVT family DNA-binding domain-containing protein, yielding MAAGESEAQYGPGGRGFYGSVTVSERGQIVIPAQARRDLGIAPGDKLLVLGDPEQGLALMTVDRLMRTLRGSTDLLSQIQGHVPAEPDRPAEE
- a CDS encoding DUF418 domain-containing protein, which produces MSTTPARRALAPDLARGAMLLAIACAHAPLFVLAVDHGPALAHDAALAVHQLFVGNHARPLFAFLLGYALVQMLDRRTARGADPVEVRRSLRRRGWWLVVFGAVHTLLVPIDILAVYGIVSVLVVGLLRARNTTLLVVGALLLVPGTLSVGYGMWLPMSQGLTPFDAGNVGMGTGDPLGLLLQRIQAWPFALVFASVSVVPPVVFGMWAARHRILDEPERHRAFLIRTAVLTTAVSAVGALPAILVLTGAWDAPGTAALWTAALAQPFTGYFGAMGMAALVALVAIRVARGPGRMTAAVIALGRRSLTFYLVQTPVFIALFHPWGLGLYDDVGLAGSFGVAALVWLGSLVAADLMERRGHRGPAETLLRRLTARGARPAGAGGAPSGGPAEPGGTGASPGGATRDDAEGSSPGGPAETGGTGASQGGRTRSGETGSSPGA
- a CDS encoding RDD family protein — translated: MSTGENRPDPGEQRSGTREQHPAPPPPRSHSEVRPPTEADTPRPERHGRGRHEAPTWQESEAPTGREHGTPTGWEGAAAPVPPPAPSAATGRSAEPGDTNVVWRRIAQYLFDSVVSGIGAALAYAVFIPLAATPDGSLDQPWLAALAYTVFTVLTVAIFLAYWVLVPIMSAKGQTLGMMLMGIRIVREDGSRVSGIRHFVRVLLFIVDGILAGLVGLVVVLASTRRQRVGDMVAETLVVRAR